In Candidatus Binatia bacterium, the following are encoded in one genomic region:
- a CDS encoding SgcJ/EcaC family oxidoreductase, giving the protein MSKVALVLVGFLILAAVAIAATPPPANPQAEVTAAVNAYVDAENRGDVYDMMALVSRRDDVVSISDGQIERGWQTIRNSNDQIVGHEAGPNMTLGPVDVMVLGPTAAVAAAPFTFTVASATGSVRIPGAMTFVFEKSSGRWLMVHEHTSITTQEVARGIE; this is encoded by the coding sequence ATGTCCAAGGTTGCTCTGGTCCTGGTCGGATTCCTGATTCTCGCGGCGGTCGCGATCGCCGCAACTCCACCCCCCGCGAACCCTCAGGCCGAGGTCACGGCTGCCGTCAACGCGTACGTCGATGCGGAGAACCGCGGCGACGTCTACGACATGATGGCCCTGGTCAGCCGCCGCGACGACGTCGTCTCCATCAGCGACGGGCAGATCGAGCGCGGATGGCAGACGATCCGAAACAGCAACGATCAGATCGTCGGGCACGAGGCCGGGCCCAACATGACCCTCGGGCCGGTCGACGTGATGGTTCTGGGTCCGACCGCGGCCGTGGCGGCCGCTCCCTTCACGTTCACGGTCGCCTCGGCGACGGGATCGGTCCGGATCCCGGGTGCCATGACCTTCGTGTTCGAGAAGTCGAGCGGCAGGTGGCTCATGGTGCACGAGCACACCAGCATCACCACCCAGGAGGTTGCGCGCGGGATCGAGTGA
- a CDS encoding alpha/beta hydrolase, with protein sequence MADDDFHNADFARDAAHFHDADLVIFEARGAAPLPPSDQEGFVHHEGARIWHASYGLGPPVVLLHGGLGHSGNWGHQIPALVERGYRAVVIDTRGHGRSTRDARAYTYELLASDVVAVLDALGVARASLVGWSDGACTAMVLASHAPERAAGVFFFGCNMDPSGSRDVEFTDVLKRCFSRHVKDYKALSATPDDFESFSEAVGLMQRTEPNYSANDLARIGVPVAIVQSEGDEFIKREHAEYLARSIPGAELVVLMGVTHFAPLQRPEQFNAAMLGFLDRIRAAEPAG encoded by the coding sequence ATGGCTGATGACGACTTTCACAACGCCGACTTCGCTCGTGACGCCGCCCACTTCCATGACGCCGACCTCGTCATCTTCGAGGCCCGCGGCGCCGCGCCCCTGCCACCCTCCGATCAGGAGGGCTTCGTCCATCACGAGGGCGCTCGCATCTGGCATGCGAGCTACGGCCTTGGCCCGCCGGTCGTGCTCCTGCACGGCGGCTTGGGCCACAGCGGCAACTGGGGCCATCAGATTCCGGCACTGGTGGAGCGCGGCTATCGCGCGGTCGTGATCGACACCCGGGGGCACGGCAGGAGCACCCGCGACGCGAGGGCGTACACCTACGAGCTGCTGGCTTCCGACGTCGTCGCGGTGCTGGACGCGCTCGGGGTCGCGCGGGCTTCCCTGGTCGGATGGAGCGACGGCGCGTGCACCGCCATGGTCCTGGCCTCGCACGCGCCGGAGCGGGCCGCGGGGGTGTTCTTCTTCGGCTGCAACATGGACCCGAGCGGGTCACGGGACGTGGAATTCACGGACGTGCTCAAGCGGTGCTTCAGCCGGCACGTGAAGGACTATAAGGCGCTTTCGGCCACGCCGGACGACTTCGAATCCTTCTCCGAGGCGGTCGGCCTGATGCAGCGGACCGAGCCGAACTACTCCGCGAACGATCTGGCGCGGATCGGCGTGCCGGTCGCGATCGTCCAGAGCGAGGGCGACGAGTTCATCAAGCGCGAGCATGCCGAGTACCTGGCGCGCAGCATCCCCGGCGCGGAGCTGGTCGTCCTGATGGGCGTGACCCACTTCGCGCCGCTCCAGCGGCCGGAGCAGTTCAACGCGGCCATGCTCGGATTCCTGGACCGGATCCGGGCAGCGGAGCCTGCCGGGTAG
- a CDS encoding NAD(P)/FAD-dependent oxidoreductase — protein sequence MSYDVIVVGARCAGSPTAMLLARKGYKVLVVDKAAFPSDTLSTHLVHPPGVDALRRWGILDLVTDTGCPPIDTYSFDMGPFVLSGKPGTPEMPVSYGPRRTVLDKILVDAATEAGAEVREEFSIDEILFDGDRVVGIRGHGKNGKPVEERARVTVGADGRFSKVAEAVKPEAYNERPPILAGYYSYWSGLPMEGRFEAYSVPHRGFAAWPTNDDLTLVVGGWPMTEFEANKKDAESHWMQMIGMHPAFAERLRGAKRETKFYGTNVANYFRKPYGPGWALAGDAGYNRDFITAMGITDAFLSADQIAEALDRSLGGAEPYNETMAKYQYQRDERVTPIFHFTCQLATCEPPPPEVQKIFGAVAGNQEHMDAFARMNAACLSPAEFFSEENVGRIFGSASVRQL from the coding sequence ATGAGCTATGACGTCATCGTCGTCGGCGCGCGATGCGCCGGCTCCCCCACCGCGATGCTTCTCGCCCGGAAGGGCTACAAGGTTCTGGTCGTCGACAAGGCGGCCTTCCCCAGCGACACCCTGTCCACGCACCTCGTACACCCGCCCGGCGTCGACGCCCTGCGCCGGTGGGGCATCCTCGATCTCGTGACCGACACCGGATGCCCACCCATCGACACCTACTCGTTCGACATGGGGCCGTTCGTCCTCTCCGGCAAGCCGGGCACGCCCGAGATGCCGGTGTCCTACGGCCCGCGCCGCACCGTGCTCGACAAGATCCTCGTCGATGCCGCCACGGAGGCCGGCGCCGAAGTGCGCGAGGAGTTCTCCATCGACGAGATCCTGTTCGACGGCGACCGCGTGGTCGGAATCCGCGGCCACGGCAAGAACGGCAAGCCCGTGGAGGAGCGCGCCCGGGTCACCGTCGGCGCGGACGGCCGGTTCTCGAAGGTCGCCGAGGCCGTGAAGCCGGAGGCGTACAACGAGCGTCCACCCATCCTGGCGGGCTACTACTCCTACTGGAGCGGGCTGCCCATGGAGGGCCGCTTCGAGGCCTACTCGGTTCCCCATCGCGGCTTCGCGGCCTGGCCCACCAACGACGACCTGACGCTGGTCGTCGGCGGCTGGCCCATGACCGAGTTCGAGGCCAACAAGAAGGACGCCGAGAGCCACTGGATGCAGATGATCGGCATGCACCCGGCGTTCGCCGAGCGGCTGCGCGGCGCCAAGCGCGAGACCAAGTTCTACGGCACGAACGTCGCGAACTACTTCCGGAAGCCGTACGGTCCCGGCTGGGCGCTGGCCGGCGACGCCGGCTACAACCGCGACTTCATCACGGCGATGGGGATCACCGACGCCTTCCTGAGCGCGGACCAGATTGCCGAGGCCCTGGACCGCTCGCTGGGCGGCGCCGAGCCCTACAACGAGACGATGGCCAAGTACCAGTACCAGCGCGACGAGCGGGTCACGCCCATCTTCCACTTCACCTGCCAGCTCGCCACCTGCGAGCCGCCCCCGCCCGAGGTGCAGAAGATCTTCGGCGCGGTGGCCGGAAACCAGGAGCATATGGACGCGTTCGCGAGGATGAACGCCGCGTGTCTTTCGCCGGCGGAGTTCTTCTCGGAGGAGAACGTGGGGAGGATCTTCGGGTCGGCGAGCGTGAGGCAGCTCTAG